From a region of the Pseudoxanthomonas sp. X-1 genome:
- a CDS encoding MATE family efflux transporter, with the protein MSAPSLPAPGLAHEMRSTGRLALPLVIGHVSAGLVGFVDNVIAGHHGTATLAAVTTGTALMWLPLMVPIGTLVALAASVSHHDGAGEHDRIGPLFRQALWLAAGLGLAMFVFLSLIPRALAPMGIAPEIVPGARDFLHGIRWGMPAMAAYLCMRNLSEGMHWTLPTMVLGFGGLFLLAPLGYGLAFGAWGFPALGAGGLGIASAVMMWAQALLFLAYLARAKRFAPLALFARFEPPRWSQISPLLRTGLPIGVTVLMEGGLFISTALLIARLGAVPAAAHQIAINLSAICFMVPMALAEATTVRVGHALGRRDAHGVRRAVRAGYAIVLGTQTCSALVLALFHNQIVGIYTDDLAVAALAGSLLVLAAIFQFPDGIQVMSAGALRGLKDTRVPMLLAALAYWGIGMPAGATLGLGLGYGPRGMWIGLTIGLAAAAVMMALRLRRSTARLT; encoded by the coding sequence ATGTCCGCCCCTTCCTTGCCCGCGCCGGGCCTTGCGCACGAGATGCGCAGCACCGGCCGCCTGGCGCTGCCGCTGGTCATCGGCCATGTCTCGGCCGGCCTGGTCGGCTTTGTCGACAATGTCATCGCCGGTCACCACGGCACCGCCACCCTGGCCGCCGTCACCACCGGCACCGCGCTGATGTGGCTGCCGCTGATGGTGCCGATCGGCACGCTGGTGGCGCTGGCCGCGTCGGTGTCGCACCACGACGGCGCCGGCGAGCACGACCGCATCGGTCCGTTGTTCCGCCAGGCGCTGTGGCTGGCGGCGGGGCTGGGGCTGGCGATGTTCGTCTTCCTCAGCCTGATCCCGCGCGCGCTGGCGCCGATGGGCATCGCGCCGGAGATCGTTCCCGGCGCGCGCGACTTCCTGCACGGCATCCGCTGGGGCATGCCGGCGATGGCGGCCTACCTGTGCATGCGCAACCTCAGCGAGGGCATGCACTGGACGCTGCCGACGATGGTGCTGGGCTTCGGCGGACTGTTCCTGCTGGCGCCGCTGGGCTATGGGCTGGCGTTCGGCGCCTGGGGCTTTCCGGCGCTGGGCGCCGGCGGACTGGGCATCGCCTCGGCGGTGATGATGTGGGCGCAGGCGCTGCTGTTCCTCGCCTATCTAGCGCGCGCGAAGCGCTTCGCACCGCTGGCGCTGTTCGCGCGTTTCGAGCCGCCGCGCTGGTCGCAGATCTCGCCGCTGCTGCGCACCGGGCTGCCGATCGGGGTGACCGTGCTGATGGAGGGCGGGCTGTTCATCAGCACCGCGCTGCTGATCGCGCGGCTGGGCGCGGTGCCGGCGGCGGCGCACCAGATCGCGATCAACCTCTCGGCGATCTGCTTCATGGTGCCGATGGCGCTGGCCGAGGCCACCACGGTGCGCGTGGGCCATGCGCTGGGCCGGCGCGATGCGCACGGCGTGCGTCGCGCGGTGCGCGCCGGCTACGCCATCGTGCTGGGCACGCAGACCTGTTCGGCGCTGGTGCTGGCGCTGTTCCACAACCAGATCGTGGGCATCTACACCGACGATCTGGCCGTGGCCGCGCTGGCCGGCAGCCTGCTGGTGCTGGCGGCGATCTTCCAGTTCCCCGACGGCATCCAGGTGATGTCGGCCGGCGCGCTGCGCGGGCTGAAGGACACGCGCGTGCCGATGCTGCTGGCGGCCCTGGCCTACTGGGGCATCGGCATGCCGGCCGGGGCGACGCTGGGCCTGGGGCTGGGCTACGGCCCGCGCGGGATGTGGATCGGCCTCACCATCGGCCTGGCCGCCGCGGCGGTGATGATGGCCCTGCGCCTGCGCCGCAGCACCGCGCGGCTGACATGA
- a CDS encoding primosomal protein N': MSALLLRVALPVPLRQAFDYLPPPGHDAGPDDVGRRVRVPFGNRELVGVVIEVVAADAAAGELRAALAVLDQAPLLVGELARSLQWLAGYTHAPLGEVLATALPGPLRHGEALPVREAWGWRLTEAGMTALDRLRAGSQPRLLAERLRGEDLAEWQLDDLHPGWRTAARSLQQRGFAERIAQPPRSRARDPQPGPALNAEQQAAVAAIPAQGFAPILLEGVTGSGKTEVYLHAIAACLARGRQALVLVPEIGLTPQTLARFRARLGVEVHALHSGLADGERALTWAACLRGDARVVVGTRSAVFVPLPEAGLIVIDEEHDGSYKQLDGIRYHARDFALVRGKALDVPVVLGSATPSLETLHNAHAGRYAHLRLSMRAGEAKAPSVRVVDVRKRPLAAGLSPETLAAIAAQLQAGGQVLVFKNRRGYAPVLLCHDCGWSAHCHRCDAPMTVHAAGRRLQCHHCGHRQSAPLACPDCGGLALQPQGVGTERLEELLADTFPQVPVLRIDRSTTQRKDALEQAFATLGDGPGILVGTQILAKGHDLPLLTLVVVVGVDEGLFSADFRAGEKLAQLLIQVAGRAGRAARPGQVWLQTHHPGHPLLETLLSGGYRAFAQAELAQREEAGFPPFAHLAMFRAEAKQIEHVQAFLRAVRAALAQADAGLELHGPMPAPMPRRAGFQRMQLLLSSAQRPRLHAALQAALAQVEALPEARRVRWSLDVDPTDLY, from the coding sequence ATGTCCGCCCTGTTGCTCCGCGTCGCCCTGCCCGTCCCCCTGCGGCAGGCGTTCGACTACCTGCCGCCGCCCGGTCATGACGCCGGCCCGGACGATGTCGGCCGGCGGGTGCGGGTGCCGTTCGGCAACCGCGAACTGGTCGGGGTGGTGATCGAGGTGGTCGCCGCCGATGCCGCCGCCGGCGAGCTGCGCGCCGCGCTTGCCGTGCTCGATCAGGCTCCGCTGCTGGTGGGCGAACTGGCGCGCTCGCTGCAGTGGCTGGCCGGGTACACCCACGCCCCGCTGGGCGAGGTGCTGGCGACCGCCCTGCCCGGCCCATTGCGCCACGGCGAAGCGCTGCCCGTCCGCGAAGCCTGGGGCTGGCGCCTGACCGAGGCCGGCATGACCGCGCTGGACCGCCTGCGCGCCGGCAGCCAGCCACGCCTGCTGGCCGAACGCCTGCGCGGCGAGGACCTGGCCGAATGGCAGCTCGACGACCTCCACCCCGGCTGGCGCACTGCCGCACGCAGCCTGCAGCAGCGCGGCTTCGCCGAACGCATCGCCCAGCCGCCGCGCAGCCGCGCGCGCGATCCGCAGCCCGGCCCGGCGCTCAATGCCGAACAGCAGGCGGCGGTAGCTGCCATCCCCGCGCAGGGCTTCGCCCCGATCCTGCTGGAGGGGGTGACCGGCTCGGGCAAGACCGAGGTCTACCTGCACGCCATCGCCGCCTGCCTGGCGCGCGGCCGGCAGGCGCTGGTGCTGGTGCCCGAGATCGGCCTGACCCCGCAGACGCTGGCCCGTTTCCGCGCACGGCTGGGCGTGGAGGTGCATGCGCTGCACTCGGGCCTGGCCGACGGCGAACGCGCGCTGACCTGGGCCGCCTGCCTGCGCGGCGATGCCCGGGTGGTGGTGGGCACGCGCTCGGCGGTGTTCGTGCCGCTGCCCGAGGCCGGGCTGATCGTGATCGACGAGGAGCACGACGGCAGCTACAAGCAGCTGGACGGCATCCGCTATCACGCCCGCGACTTCGCCCTGGTGCGCGGCAAGGCGCTGGACGTGCCGGTGGTGCTGGGCAGCGCCACGCCCTCGCTGGAGACGCTGCACAACGCCCACGCCGGCCGCTACGCGCATCTGCGCCTGTCCATGCGCGCCGGCGAGGCCAAGGCGCCCAGCGTGCGCGTGGTGGATGTGCGCAAGCGTCCGCTGGCCGCCGGCCTGTCGCCGGAGACGCTGGCGGCCATCGCCGCGCAGCTGCAGGCCGGCGGCCAGGTGCTGGTGTTCAAGAACCGCCGCGGCTATGCGCCGGTGCTGCTGTGCCACGACTGCGGCTGGAGCGCGCATTGCCATCGCTGCGATGCGCCGATGACGGTGCACGCCGCCGGCCGGCGCCTGCAGTGCCACCACTGCGGCCATCGCCAGAGCGCGCCGCTGGCCTGCCCGGACTGCGGCGGGCTGGCGCTGCAGCCGCAGGGCGTGGGCACCGAGCGGCTGGAGGAACTGCTGGCCGACACCTTTCCCCAGGTGCCGGTGCTGCGCATCGACCGTTCCACCACCCAGCGCAAGGACGCGCTGGAGCAGGCCTTCGCCACGCTCGGCGACGGCCCGGGCATCCTGGTCGGCACGCAGATCCTGGCCAAGGGCCACGACCTGCCGCTGCTGACGCTGGTGGTGGTGGTCGGCGTGGACGAGGGCCTGTTCTCGGCCGATTTCCGCGCCGGCGAGAAGCTGGCCCAGCTGCTGATCCAGGTCGCCGGCCGCGCCGGGCGCGCCGCGCGCCCCGGCCAGGTGTGGCTGCAGACCCACCATCCCGGCCATCCGCTGCTGGAGACGCTGCTGTCCGGCGGCTATCGCGCCTTCGCCCAGGCCGAGCTGGCCCAGCGCGAGGAGGCCGGCTTCCCGCCGTTCGCGCACCTGGCGATGTTCCGCGCCGAGGCCAAGCAGATCGAGCACGTCCAGGCTTTCCTGCGCGCGGTGCGCGCGGCGCTGGCGCAGGCCGATGCCGGCCTGGAGCTGCACGGCCCGATGCCGGCGCCCATGCCGCGCAGGGCCGGCTTCCAGCGCATGCAGCTGCTGCTCTCCTCGGCCCAGCGACCGCGCCTGCACGCCGCGCTGCAGGCGGCGCTGGCGCAGGTCGAGGCACTGCCCGAGGCCCGGCGCGTGCGCTGGTCGCTGGATGTGGATCCGACCGATCTGTATTGA
- a CDS encoding DUF3106 domain-containing protein has product MRRSKTLAALAVAAVLGVATSVLLAQASDEQALTPAIQAARAARLAALSAPARHAFADRMVAWDGLPPLERARRRAEYADWLALDPATRTRLQQAAATLATLPPAQQQALLARFGQLDRSEQAGWRLGPDVGADFARLQPLLAYMPQAEIAPMRAMLRQLTAPQRADLAVLAQRTPPQDRDALRQALIATDPAARGAWLQERLRR; this is encoded by the coding sequence ATGCGGCGCAGTAAGACCCTCGCGGCCCTGGCCGTGGCGGCCGTGCTGGGCGTGGCGACCTCGGTGCTGCTGGCCCAGGCGAGCGACGAGCAGGCGCTCACGCCGGCGATCCAGGCCGCGCGCGCCGCGCGCCTGGCGGCGCTGAGCGCCCCGGCGCGGCATGCCTTCGCCGATCGCATGGTCGCCTGGGATGGGCTGCCGCCGCTGGAACGCGCCCGGCGCAGGGCCGAGTACGCGGACTGGCTGGCCCTGGATCCGGCCACCCGCACCCGCCTGCAGCAGGCGGCCGCGACCCTGGCCACGCTGCCGCCGGCGCAGCAGCAGGCGCTGCTGGCCCGGTTCGGGCAGCTGGATCGCAGTGAACAGGCCGGCTGGCGCCTGGGGCCGGATGTCGGCGCCGACTTCGCCCGCCTGCAGCCGCTGCTGGCCTACATGCCGCAGGCCGAGATCGCGCCGATGCGCGCGATGCTGCGCCAGCTGACCGCCCCGCAGCGCGCCGACCTGGCGGTGCTGGCCCAGCGCACGCCGCCGCAGGACCGCGACGCGCTGCGCCAGGCGCTCATCGCCACCGATCCCGCCGCGCGCGGGGCATGGCTGCAGGAGCGGCTGCGCCGCTGA
- a CDS encoding TonB-dependent siderophore receptor gives MTPVARRTLRAPVSRPLRLALLVALAGSLPAHAQQAETEQDADTTLDTLHVTAEQIAKQALGTSIITREDIERRPPANDLSDLLRTMPGVNLTGNSASGAYGNNRQIDLRGMGPENTLILIDGRRVSARDSVRMGVAGERNSRGDTNWVPAEAVERIEVLRGPAAARYGSGAAGGVVNIITKRPTGDLSGSMTLYGLVPEHRDEGGSQRAGFTLSGPLARDLSFRLYGNLNKTDADAPDINTAHSQSGVAAAGREGVRNKDINGLLRWDASDAQVVEVESGYSRQGNIFAGDYLNNSNATVLSKVGDETNVMTRRDAALTHRGKWDFGTSRLTVSHARTDNDRIAEGLAGGPEGSLSTNPVWTHSTLRDVAADGEINVPTTLGGVDNIWTVGFEYRKSRLDDPYSVSQAATGVVGIDPSGRNGKTDEQVSAVFVEDNLYATERLTLTPGLRFDHHSAFGNELSPSLNVQYRLAPDWLIKGGVARAFKAPNLYQANPNYLYYTRGNGCPDYYTGTGGCYIQGSADLDPETSINKEIGVEWLPDTGHHASLTYFHNDYDNKIVAGYSDYYQTPGRAYVYQWINASKALVQGVEGNLKLPLLGDRGETLSWNTNLTWMIDNKNEATGQPLSVIPKYTLNSTLDWRATRRLSFALMATFYGKQEQARLDRNNEAVCGAAGLPACDTLGAYQLWSTSLRYRITREVSFGLGVNNLADKRIFREGSRASSAGAQTYNEPGRAYWASLRFGF, from the coding sequence ATGACTCCTGTTGCGCGTCGCACGCTCCGTGCGCCCGTTTCCCGTCCCCTGCGCCTGGCCCTGCTGGTGGCGCTGGCCGGTTCCCTGCCTGCCCATGCGCAGCAGGCCGAGACCGAGCAGGACGCCGACACGACCCTGGACACGCTGCACGTCACCGCCGAGCAGATCGCCAAGCAGGCGCTGGGAACCTCGATCATCACCCGCGAAGACATCGAGCGCCGGCCGCCGGCCAACGACCTGTCCGACCTGCTGCGGACCATGCCGGGCGTCAACCTGACCGGCAACAGCGCCTCGGGCGCCTATGGCAACAACCGCCAGATCGACCTGCGCGGCATGGGGCCGGAGAACACGCTGATCCTGATCGACGGCCGCCGCGTGAGCGCGCGAGACTCGGTACGCATGGGCGTGGCCGGCGAGCGCAACAGCCGTGGCGATACCAACTGGGTGCCGGCCGAGGCGGTCGAGCGCATCGAAGTGCTGCGCGGCCCGGCCGCGGCGCGCTACGGCTCCGGCGCGGCCGGCGGCGTGGTCAACATCATCACCAAGCGCCCCACCGGCGATCTGTCGGGCAGCATGACGCTGTACGGCCTGGTGCCCGAGCACCGCGACGAGGGCGGCAGCCAGCGCGCCGGGTTCACCCTGAGCGGACCGCTGGCGCGCGACCTGTCCTTCCGCCTGTACGGCAATCTCAACAAGACCGATGCCGATGCGCCGGACATCAACACCGCTCATTCCCAGAGCGGTGTCGCCGCCGCCGGGCGCGAGGGCGTGCGCAACAAGGACATCAACGGCCTGCTGCGCTGGGATGCCAGCGACGCGCAAGTGGTCGAGGTCGAGTCGGGCTACAGCCGCCAGGGCAACATCTTCGCCGGCGACTATCTCAACAATTCCAACGCTACCGTGCTCAGCAAGGTCGGCGACGAGACCAATGTGATGACCCGCCGCGATGCGGCGCTGACCCATCGCGGCAAGTGGGACTTCGGCACCTCACGCCTGACGGTGTCCCATGCGCGGACCGACAACGACCGCATCGCCGAAGGCCTGGCCGGCGGGCCGGAGGGTTCGCTGTCGACCAATCCGGTGTGGACGCATTCGACCCTGCGCGACGTCGCCGCCGACGGCGAGATCAACGTGCCGACCACGCTCGGTGGCGTGGACAACATCTGGACGGTGGGATTCGAGTACCGCAAGAGTCGGCTGGACGATCCGTACTCGGTCTCGCAGGCGGCCACCGGCGTGGTCGGCATCGACCCGAGCGGTCGCAACGGCAAGACCGACGAACAGGTCAGCGCGGTGTTCGTCGAAGACAATCTCTACGCCACCGAGCGGCTGACCCTGACGCCGGGCCTGCGCTTCGATCACCACAGCGCGTTCGGCAACGAACTCAGCCCCAGCCTCAACGTGCAGTACAGGCTTGCGCCGGACTGGCTGATCAAGGGTGGCGTGGCGCGCGCGTTCAAGGCGCCCAACCTGTACCAGGCCAACCCGAACTATCTCTACTACACGCGCGGCAACGGCTGTCCGGACTACTACACCGGCACCGGCGGCTGCTACATCCAGGGCAGCGCGGACCTGGATCCGGAGACCAGCATCAACAAGGAGATCGGCGTCGAGTGGCTGCCCGACACCGGCCACCACGCCTCGCTGACCTACTTCCACAACGACTACGACAACAAGATCGTGGCCGGCTACAGCGATTACTACCAAACGCCGGGACGGGCCTATGTCTATCAATGGATCAATGCCTCCAAGGCGCTGGTGCAGGGCGTGGAAGGCAATCTGAAGCTGCCGCTGCTCGGCGATCGTGGCGAGACGCTGAGCTGGAACACCAATCTGACCTGGATGATCGACAACAAGAACGAAGCCACCGGCCAACCGCTGTCGGTGATTCCCAAGTACACGCTCAACTCGACCCTGGACTGGCGTGCGACCCGGCGCCTGTCCTTCGCGCTGATGGCCACCTTCTACGGCAAGCAGGAACAGGCGCGGCTGGACCGCAACAACGAGGCGGTGTGCGGCGCGGCGGGCCTGCCGGCGTGCGACACGCTCGGCGCCTACCAGCTGTGGAGCACCAGCCTGCGTTACCGCATCACGCGCGAGGTCAGCTTCGGCCTGGGCGTCAACAATCTTGCCGACAAGCGCATCTTCCGCGAAGGCAGCCGCGCCAGCAGCGCCGGCGCGCAGACCTATAACGAGCCCGGCCGCGCATACTGGGCCAGCCTGCGGTTCGGCTTCTGA
- a CDS encoding alpha/beta hydrolase-fold protein, translating into MRALVSCLTGLLLLLALVAAPARAQPDLSRTTGPTLADTGSRAYAFHVLKFVSADGQRPYRVRVAVPKTPAPAGGFPALYLLDGNAALMELDEAALERQRAGGHAPVLVFIATDNDLRIDSAARSYDYTPTPADGAQEDALGRRSGGADAFLAVIVDRIHPAVAQLVALDPARQTLWGHSYGGLFALHALFTRPQAFSRYVAVDASLWWGSGQILEEAARFQAKTLPAPTALLMLNGRGAQERATPRAADAARSQAMQAARMRLPADAPDTLAAQLRKVSGLRVEQTALPGLSHGQTLGASLRQAMDFAGAP; encoded by the coding sequence ATGCGCGCGCTCGTCTCCTGCCTGACCGGCCTGCTGCTGCTGCTCGCGCTCGTCGCCGCGCCGGCGCGGGCCCAGCCCGATCTGAGCCGCACCACCGGGCCGACGCTGGCCGACACCGGTTCGCGCGCGTACGCCTTCCACGTGCTCAAGTTCGTCTCCGCCGATGGTCAGCGCCCTTACCGCGTGCGCGTGGCCGTGCCGAAGACGCCGGCGCCGGCCGGCGGCTTCCCCGCGCTGTATCTGCTCGACGGCAACGCGGCGCTGATGGAACTGGATGAGGCCGCGCTCGAGCGGCAGCGGGCCGGCGGGCATGCGCCGGTGCTGGTGTTCATCGCCACCGACAACGACCTGCGCATCGACAGTGCCGCGCGTTCCTACGACTACACGCCGACGCCGGCCGATGGCGCGCAGGAGGACGCGCTGGGCCGGCGCAGCGGCGGCGCCGATGCGTTCCTTGCGGTGATCGTCGATCGGATACACCCGGCCGTGGCCCAGCTGGTGGCGCTGGATCCGGCGCGGCAGACGCTATGGGGGCATTCCTACGGCGGGCTGTTCGCGCTGCATGCCTTGTTCACCCGGCCGCAGGCGTTCAGTCGCTATGTCGCGGTGGACGCCTCGCTGTGGTGGGGTAGCGGCCAGATCCTCGAGGAAGCCGCGCGCTTCCAGGCCAAGACACTGCCGGCGCCGACCGCGCTGCTGATGCTCAACGGCCGCGGCGCGCAGGAGCGCGCCACGCCGCGGGCCGCCGATGCCGCGCGCAGCCAGGCGATGCAGGCGGCGCGGATGCGGCTGCCCGCCGATGCGCCCGACACGCTGGCCGCGCAGCTGCGCAAGGTGTCCGGGCTCAGGGTGGAGCAGACGGCGCTGCCGGGGCTCTCGCATGGGCAGACGCTGGGCGCCTCGCTGCGGCAGGCGATGGATTTCGCCGGCGCGCCGTAG
- a CDS encoding DUF3667 domain-containing protein gives MTTQPGGHASAACDNCATPLAGHYCHACGQPAHNPLRSFAHAVEEVFESFWHLDGRIGRTLRDLLFPGRLPARFLRGHRAPYVPPLRLFVVLSVLTFFVAQYAVHVDSDKGVGGLLRGVQGGAWDRPELIADPDQFGAQTTVAAVEASREEKLAALREARTQVAADSLAARAMAMGERKLRADAQARLHQLDPTQPATLAAETDTGAGEPAERARAPEAPRPAGQASQATNEQIHIDALPGFANRWLNAKVARARLNLQRYSEDPGEFVHVFIAAIPSALFVLVPAFALLLKLCYLGSGRGYLEHLVVGLYSHAFLVLALLAMFVLMLIGDALPARAAWLAQGLGILRVLLALWLPVYLWLTQRRVYGESWWLTTLKYGVIGVLYFFLVGLFSLVPVLSSITH, from the coding sequence ATGACCACACAGCCCGGCGGACACGCCTCCGCCGCATGCGACAACTGCGCCACGCCGCTGGCGGGCCATTACTGCCACGCGTGCGGCCAGCCGGCGCACAACCCGCTGCGCAGCTTCGCCCATGCGGTGGAGGAAGTCTTCGAATCGTTCTGGCACCTGGACGGTCGCATCGGGCGCACGCTGCGCGACCTGCTCTTCCCCGGACGCCTGCCGGCGCGCTTCCTGCGCGGGCATCGCGCGCCCTATGTGCCGCCGCTGCGCCTGTTCGTCGTGCTGAGCGTGCTGACCTTCTTCGTGGCCCAGTACGCAGTGCATGTGGACAGCGACAAGGGCGTCGGCGGCCTGCTGCGTGGCGTGCAGGGCGGCGCCTGGGACCGGCCCGAGCTGATCGCCGATCCGGACCAGTTCGGCGCGCAGACCACGGTCGCGGCGGTGGAGGCCAGCCGCGAGGAGAAGCTCGCCGCCCTGCGCGAGGCCAGGACCCAGGTCGCCGCCGACTCCCTCGCCGCCCGGGCCATGGCGATGGGCGAGCGCAAGCTGCGCGCCGATGCGCAGGCGCGCCTGCATCAGCTCGATCCGACCCAGCCGGCCACGCTCGCCGCGGAGACGGACACAGGCGCGGGAGAGCCCGCCGAGCGCGCCCGCGCGCCCGAGGCGCCCAGGCCGGCCGGCCAAGCCAGCCAGGCCACGAACGAGCAGATCCACATCGACGCCCTGCCCGGCTTCGCCAACCGCTGGCTCAATGCCAAGGTGGCGCGCGCCAGGCTCAATCTGCAGCGCTACAGCGAAGACCCGGGCGAGTTCGTGCACGTCTTCATCGCCGCGATCCCCAGCGCGCTGTTCGTGCTGGTGCCGGCCTTCGCGCTGCTGCTGAAGCTGTGCTACCTGGGCAGCGGGCGCGGCTATCTGGAGCACCTGGTGGTCGGCCTCTACAGCCATGCCTTCCTGGTGCTCGCGCTGCTGGCGATGTTCGTGCTGATGCTGATCGGCGATGCGCTGCCCGCCCGCGCCGCCTGGCTGGCGCAGGGCCTCGGCATCCTGCGCGTGCTGCTGGCGCTGTGGCTGCCGGTCTATCTGTGGCTGACCCAGCGCCGGGTCTATGGCGAGTCGTGGTGGCTGACCACGCTCAAGTACGGCGTGATCGGCGTCCTGTACTTCTTCCTGGTCGGCCTGTTCTCGCTGGTGCCGGTGCTCTCCAGCATCACCCACTAG
- the rpoH gene encoding RNA polymerase sigma factor RpoH produces the protein MNQSSAATALVANNLPIPSPLGSLDAYIGAVHQIPVLTVDEEQALAHRFRDANDLDAARELVHSHLRFVVHVARGYSGYGLQLGDLIQEGNIGLMKAVKRFDPDMGVRLVSFAVHWIRAEMHEFILKNWRIVKVATTKAQRKLFFNLRKSKTRLGWMNAAEVSAVAKDLNVSEREVVEMESRLSGRDIGFDAPSDEDDDHAPPSPAAYLMANEEDPSQAYERADSEDNQLELLREGMANLDQRSRDIIARRWLDADAKVTLQELADEYGVSAERIRQIEANALKKMKALFTA, from the coding sequence ATGAACCAGAGCTCCGCCGCCACCGCCCTGGTGGCCAACAACCTCCCGATTCCCAGCCCGCTTGGCTCGCTGGACGCCTACATCGGCGCCGTGCACCAGATCCCGGTGCTCACCGTCGATGAGGAGCAGGCGCTGGCCCACCGTTTCCGCGATGCCAACGACCTGGACGCCGCGCGCGAACTGGTGCATTCGCACCTGCGTTTCGTCGTGCACGTCGCCCGTGGCTACAGCGGCTACGGCCTGCAGCTGGGCGACCTGATCCAGGAAGGCAACATCGGCCTGATGAAGGCCGTCAAGCGCTTCGACCCGGACATGGGTGTGCGCCTGGTGTCCTTCGCGGTGCACTGGATCCGCGCCGAGATGCACGAGTTCATCCTCAAGAACTGGCGCATCGTCAAGGTCGCCACGACCAAGGCCCAGCGCAAGCTGTTCTTCAACCTGCGCAAGTCCAAGACCCGCCTGGGCTGGATGAACGCGGCCGAAGTCAGCGCCGTCGCCAAGGACCTCAACGTTTCCGAGCGCGAAGTGGTCGAGATGGAGTCGCGCCTGTCCGGTCGTGACATCGGCTTCGATGCCCCATCCGACGAGGACGACGACCACGCCCCGCCGTCGCCGGCCGCCTATCTGATGGCCAACGAGGAGGATCCCTCCCAGGCCTACGAGCGCGCCGACAGCGAGGACAACCAGCTGGAGCTACTGCGCGAAGGCATGGCTAACCTGGACCAGCGCTCGCGCGACATCATCGCGCGCCGCTGGCTCGACGCCGATGCCAAGGTGACCCTGCAGGAGCTGGCCGACGAGTACGGCGTCTCGGCCGAGCGCATCCGCCAGATCGAGGCCAATGCGCTGAAGAAGATGAAGGCGCTGTTTACCGCCTGA
- a CDS encoding NAD(P)/FAD-dependent oxidoreductase, whose product MPVSTHHLVIVGGGFAGLWAARALDDAPVRITLIDRHNHHLFQPLLYQVATAGLSAPDIAAPLRHILRDQGNVEVQLGEVTRLLPDAHTIELADGTSLRYDTLVLATGAGHAYFGNDAWAEHAPGLKTLDDALRLRREMLVAFERAEAEPDPAKRAAWLHFAIVGGGPTGVELAGTLAEIARHTLRHEFRHIDPTQARVRLIEAGPRVLPSFPEDLTDKARAQLEKLGVEVCTGTPVTHIDEHGYTLGDQTFAARTVVWAAGVAASPLARSLGVPLDRAGRVLVRPDLSVPGHPDIFVGGDLAAVTQADGKPVPGVAPAAKQMGRYIAKSLRLRLAGKPVTPFKYSDYGNLATIGRMAAIVHVGRFKLSGPLAWWFWLAAHVYFLIGFRNRFVVLVNWAMAYWSYQRAARIIFGQAPRETVPDHAVQDLAPEARRAAD is encoded by the coding sequence ATGCCTGTTTCAACACACCATCTGGTCATCGTCGGCGGCGGGTTCGCCGGCCTGTGGGCCGCGCGCGCACTCGACGACGCCCCCGTGCGCATCACCCTGATCGACCGCCACAACCACCACCTGTTCCAGCCGCTGCTGTACCAGGTGGCCACCGCCGGCCTGTCCGCGCCGGATATCGCCGCGCCGCTGCGCCATATCCTGCGCGACCAGGGCAACGTCGAGGTGCAGCTGGGCGAGGTCACCCGCCTGCTGCCGGACGCGCACACCATCGAACTGGCCGACGGCACCTCCCTGCGCTACGACACGCTGGTGCTGGCCACCGGCGCCGGCCATGCCTACTTCGGCAACGACGCCTGGGCCGAGCACGCGCCCGGTTTGAAGACGCTGGATGACGCCCTGCGCCTGCGCCGCGAAATGCTGGTGGCCTTCGAACGCGCCGAGGCCGAGCCCGATCCCGCCAAGCGCGCGGCCTGGCTGCACTTCGCCATCGTCGGCGGCGGCCCGACCGGGGTCGAGCTGGCCGGCACCCTGGCCGAGATCGCGCGGCACACGCTCAGGCACGAGTTCCGCCATATCGATCCGACCCAGGCGCGGGTGCGCCTGATCGAGGCCGGCCCGCGGGTGCTGCCCTCCTTCCCGGAAGACCTCACCGACAAGGCGCGCGCGCAGCTGGAGAAGCTGGGCGTGGAGGTCTGCACCGGCACGCCGGTGACCCACATCGACGAGCATGGCTACACCCTGGGCGATCAGACCTTCGCCGCGCGCACCGTGGTCTGGGCCGCGGGCGTGGCGGCCTCGCCGCTGGCGCGCAGCCTGGGGGTGCCGCTGGACCGGGCCGGGCGCGTGCTGGTGCGGCCGGACCTGAGCGTGCCGGGCCATCCGGACATCTTCGTCGGCGGCGACCTGGCCGCCGTCACCCAGGCCGACGGCAAGCCCGTGCCCGGCGTGGCGCCGGCGGCCAAGCAGATGGGCCGCTACATCGCCAAGAGCCTGCGTCTGCGCCTGGCCGGCAAGCCGGTGACGCCGTTCAAGTACAGCGACTACGGCAACCTGGCCACGATCGGCCGCATGGCGGCGATCGTGCACGTGGGCCGGTTCAAGCTGTCCGGGCCGCTGGCCTGGTGGTTCTGGCTGGCCGCGCACGTGTACTTCCTGATCGGCTTCCGCAACCGCTTCGTCGTGCTGGTCAACTGGGCCATGGCGTACTGGAGCTACCAGCGCGCGGCCCGCATCATCTTCGGCCAGGCCCCGCGCGAAACCGTGCCCGACCATGCCGTGCAGGACCTCGCGCCGGAAGCGCGCCGCGCGGCGGACTGA